TTGAAGGTCAAGCCCACCAGGGATAGTGACCAGAACAGCCGACTTGCGCGACTATTTGGCCATTGTAAGTAGCCAGGGAACTCACGAATTACGGTAACGCCCAAACCGAGAAGAAGAACCCATTGCCCCAGGGCAAACGCAGCGAGATACCCGGTCAATCCCCAGTGGCGACCACAAAACATCCCCAGCAAAACGATTGTTGCATACGCCAGGAAATACCAACTCACCAGCGTCTTATAGTCTTTCAGGCTGGTGCCCATGATCGTCAGCACCCAGACGCCACAGAGCTCGACAAAGCTGACGCCCATCAATATCTGGTAGTGAATCGGGGTATCTTGGAACAATAAAAATAAGACCAAACCGGCAAATACGGCACCTGGTACAATGGTCGTCACCAGCATCGTCACCAATACCGTCACCACGGACCGGGCCTGACGGGCGAAGAGCATATCGGCGATATAGCGGGTAAACAGTAATTGCGGGGGTCCCGTGAAAATAAGCGATACCGCGATGAGATAGGTTACCGAGACCTGAAATTGAATGATCGGCAGAGCGGCAGAGCGATCGCTCAGGGCCAGAAACCCAAGCAACAGAATCCCAAAAATCGACAGCAACCAGGGGCCGGAGGAGACAATGCCGGCGTAGCCGTAGGCCTCGATCAGCGCCAGATACGTGCGCCGGCGCAGGATACGGCGTAGTTCAAACCCAATACCAGCCATGCTCAGCTCTCCCGCAGCGCCGCGCGCTCAAATAGTTGCCGGTAGGCGGAAAACATCTGTTCCTCGCGGTATTCGCCCTCGACTCGTAGTACCGCCTGCGTGCTACAGGCCTGCCACATCTCCGGATTGTCGAGCAATTCGCCGATGGCCAGGGCCAATGCCTCCGGTTCCGCAATGGGCACCACTCTTCCCGCCGCACGGGGTTGGTCAGGATCTGCGCCAAGGATCAGTTCTCGGCAGGAGCCCACGTCCGTGCTGACTACGGGTACCCCTGCGGCAAAGCTCTCCAACACCGAGAGGGGTAGCCCTTCACTGATCGAGCTCAACACCGTCAGGCGAATCTCTGACAATATTTCTGCCACACTACGAAATCCCAGGAACTCTACCTGTTTTTCTAACTGCAGATGGCGCAGCAATATCGAGCACTCGGCGAAATATTCCTCATCCTCCTCCGTCGGGCCAACAATCCAAAAACGGGTGTTTCGGCCCTGATTCCGCGCCACTGCGGCACTGCGGATAAAGGTCTTGATATCTTTGATTGGCACCACCCGGCCAATCAATGCCACGACATCCTGACGCTGCTCATAGGTTCTGCGGCAGGCGACAAAATTTTCCACGGCGATGCCATTGGGAATGGTTTGTAGCTTTGCCGGGCTGGCACCATCGGCTACCTGCAGTGGAATAACGCCAGCATACAGGTTCACAATGGCATATGCTTGGTCGTAACTGATCTTTCCCAATAGGGCAAAAAAATTGATCCAGAGTTGTCGCAGATAATGGATATGTCCCGCACGTTGCAGAAACTCTTCATCTTCCTGAATCCAACGGGCCAACATCAAATCAATGCGCCGCTCCTTGGTATAGATACCATGTTCGGAGATGATCAGTGGACACTCCTGCAGTTGGCTGAGCAAGGCACCAAGGTAGCCGGCATAGCCCGTAGATGGGCATTGTATGATTTTCGCCTGCGGGGCTTTTTCCAGTGCCTGCTGTATCGCCCAGAGGGGGGCGTGCATGCCACGAATGGTCCAGAAATAATCCACAAAAGGCGGCTGATCGGCAATTTCGGCATAGCGTGACAGAAAGCATTGCCAAATCCTCTCTGCATAGAGAAAGTCTAACTGACTAACGGAGAAATTGTTCGCATAGGCATTCAGATCCAATTTTTCTGGCCCGCCAGCGATGCATTTTTTCATTTGTTCATGCGCAGCGGAAACCGTTTCCAGGTTGGAGACGCGATGTCTTGACAACAGCCGATCACGTGGAAAATCCTGGCTATCATGGAGAAAATATTCAGCAAAATAATCGACATTTTCAGGTAGTTCATAAGGTTTTGCCGTATAGTCATCACGCGCACTGCCCAGAAAAATTACGCCAAAACGCTTATCGGAGAAACCTTGAATCATCCGCCTGACCCACGAGGAGACTCCACCGCGGACGTAAGGGAAGGTACCCTCCAGGACCAGCAGAATATCTACGGGTTGGGCGGTCTTTTGCGTCATGCAGCAGACCCCGACCAATAACGATAGGATGGACCATAGCGCGAGGAGAGCGCCAGCTCGGGATGCTGCGCGTACAGTTTCCGCAGACCATCGAGATCGCGCTGCAGATACAGTGCAGCAGCATAATGGGGAGCGAGTACGGCGGGGGCAACGCGATCGCGCTCCGCTTGCTGCAGAAACGTCATGGCCAGATCGGCCTGTCCGGCTTCCAGTGCCGCCAATCCCGCCAACATGGCGGGCAACGCTGCCGCTTTGTCTTCTGCAAGTTCCGCTCCTGGCGGCGTTACCTCGCGCCGCGTTTCCGGTTCGGCAAGCTCACGGGAAACCGCATGTTCGATGTTCCAGCGCAACCACGCCAAATAATCTCGTAAGCGCCGCTGCATACGGGGATTAGAACAATCCTTGATGTCTTCTTGTAGCTGCAAGAGCAGCTCCGTGTTTTCTTGTTCACGCTGATCCAGCGCTGCGTAGGCGAGCAAACGAACTTCCTCCGCCTTATCGCGTAGTGCACTGCGCAGTAGACGGGTCGGCTCCGCAAAACGCGCACTGACGATTTGTGACAGGGCTTCCACCCGCTGGCTGGAGTTTCTAGCGCCGCGCAAGCGCCCAGCTATGGCACCAGGAGTTACACTAGAGGCACGCAGACGAAAGTCTCGCGCCGGCAGGGGCACGATAATCGGCTCTGCAGATGCTGCATGAATGCGCCCGCTCACCGAACGCAGGGCCGTCGCGTAAGCCAATGCCAGAATGGCGCCGAAAAAAGGTAAAAACACAGAGAGCAAAAAAAACAGGATCCATGCCGCAGACCCGTTGCGGCCGGGCTGTTCCCGCGGGACGATCAGGCTGGCCGCTAACGACGCTACCAGGGACACCACCACCCAGAGAAGGATCAGGAAGGTCATGCCTCCTGACCCTCTGCCAAAAGATCTTGCACCTGGACCACCGCATCCCGTTGGTCCACTCTGACGGAATCCCGCCGCTGCAGAATCTGCTCCCAGTCCTCTGGGCAACATTGCCGAATCTGCGCGTCAATACGCTGTAAATAACCATCAACTGCACTGGGCCCCGCAAATGGCAGAAGGACCAACAAAATCGTATGCTGTTCCGAGCGATGCACCCAAAGGACATCGAGTCCACGGCGCAGAGCCTCGATCTTGTTCACAACCAGTTCCGTTACTGCGGTCTCGGCCAATACATAGCGAATACAGAAACCTACTTGCGAGACGACCCTCGCAAGCCGCTGCAGCTGCAAAAGATCCGTGGCGAACTCCGGTGGACAATCTGGCCAGCGCCGCAGAAGGTTTTGCGAAAATTGAGTAGCGCCGGCGTAATTACACAAATATTGAAATAACACTTCAATGATCTGCAGATTTTCCTGACTGATGGCATAAAATGACATATCCTCAACGCCAAGATAATGGCGAATTTCGGTATTATTTTTGTGCACATGGACGCTCAGGTACTGATGAATTTCTCCCAGATCCAAACCGGCAATGTTTTGACTCTGAGCATCCGTTTGGGCGCGGCGCCACACCGGATCCGTTACATCCAGGGGAGACACATTACCAAAAGACGCGATCAACTTGAGACCGGCAGCAGGATCCTGCGTCGAGTACCAGGCCGCAATCTGCACTCCCGCAAGCTGATTGAGAAAGTACAAGGTACGAGAAACAATTTCCGGATTCAGCTCGCCCCGGCTCGCTACCAAGCCTTGGCGCAATTCCTCCACAGCACTGCGAATCGAGATGGGTTGATACAGCAGACTTTGTTCCAAACGGTCCAGGGAGACGCGTGTTACGTAGAGGTCATCCGCGAGTTGGCGCAAACGCGTTGCGGTAATTTCTTCCTCAAGAGCACGCCCCAGCTCCCGCCGCGACCAATAAGAGCTGAACTCCGCGGCGATCAGGATAACCAGTACGGTACCGGCCGCGATCGCCAATCCCTGTGCAACGGGGTAGGGATGCCAGAGAAATGTGGTCGCCAAGATCAATGCCGAACCCAAGGCGGGAAGAAACGCGTAGCGTAGGGCAATCAACAAGGGAATCAGCAATAACCAAGGGAAATCCTCCGTCAGCAGGAGGGGATCCCTGGGATCGAGGAGGCTGCTCAGCAGCAGGGCAAGTGCCGGAAACAGAATTGCCTCCAGCCAGCCCTCGCCTCGCCGTTGAGGCACCGTAAAGAATCCCATCTGGATCAGGAGAATGCGCGACCGAGAAGCCGTTGAATCAGACGTTGTGCGACACCGCCGGTGCCACCCCGCCCCAGACTCCCGCCGTGCGCACTCCCCACCCCGCTCCAGATCACCTTACCGCTCGCCACGTCCACGACCCAGAGCGTCATCGCAACTTCCGGCTCGGCATTGATGCCGGCACGGTAGTCCCATTCATCGACGCTGCCGGCAACGGCATAGCGCGCTCCCTCGTCCCGTGCAGTGCGCAGGGCGCTGGCATATTCCTGCTTCCAATCGCCCCCAAGCAAGGCCTCTGTGCGGGTGCTGATCGGCAGTTCACCCCGCACTTGCCGGCCTTCACTTTGCAAGACTCCTGCCGCCATCGCCGCGGCACGCGCGTTGGCCATCGGGGTCTCGGTATTGTTCACAAAGGGCAGGACGGCCCAGGCAGCGTCGCGATTGGCAGCGACCGGCTTGGCACTTTGGATGTTCATGCCGGCACAACCAGACAGTAAGAGGGCAAGCCCCGCAAAAAACAGGATGTTGCGCCAGTTCATATCATTTCCTCCTGAAGCACTCAAAAATAATAGCGATAACCAATCCGAACAATCCGTTGGTTGAGGGCGAGGCCGTTTCCTCCCTGCCCCTGGGCAAAACCAATCCGCAGCCGATCGGGTCCGAATACTGCCGTGCTCAACCCCGCATCCAGTTGATATTGCGGTCCAAAACGGGTGTTTTCATAGACGCTTAGGGAGAGATACGGGCTCCAGTTGCTCGCCAGGGCATCTTGCCAGGCTCCCCATTGTAGGCGCAGCCCGAGATCCCCATAGCTCCCTGGCAACACCGTATTGATGCTGCGGGCATCGGGTTGCAGCGCATCTGCAATCACCCCCTGTAACTGATCAACGCGAGTCAGATGATGATAATCGGCGAAAGGCCCTAGCTGTAGCTCCCACGGACCGAGAGGGTGGCGCCAGAGCAAGGAGATCTCTCCATAGCCGTCGCTTCCCAGCGCTTTGCCGTCCTGCCCCTGATATTGCCGCCAACCCGCGCCGATATTGCCTAGCCAGGACCCCAATCGTTGCGCCCACTGGAAATCTGCGCGATCGACCATCCCCGCCACAGCCAGGGCCGGGCTTTGCAGGCTCCGATCATGATAGGCGAAAGTGGCGGCAAGCTCGCCACTATCTGACGCCTGCCAAACGAGAGTGGCATTGGCACTGAGATTATCCCGCGTTCTGCGATAGCTCCCCACCAAGGCCTCTATCTGCCAGCGCGGATCCTGCCAACGCACACCCACAAGACTGCGGCTGCTCCAGGCGGGCGTGTGCAACAACTGTGAACTCGCATTCGCGGACTGCCGCAACGCATCGCCATCAAAAACCAGACTCCAGCGATCATCCCACGCAATCCGTCCGCGCAAACGAGGGCCATACAAGCTCAAGCCATTAAAGCTTTGCCAATGCCCAGCCAAATCGACATAGCTGGCCGACTCCCGAACCGCCTGCAGATACTGCCGTCGCAGTTGGCGATCATAGGGATTGTGCTGCATCGCCGCCAAAGCATCCTGGCGCGCTTGCCGGTACCGCCCGAGGTCCATTTCTGCCTGCATCCGATCACGCACGGGCAGACCCTGCGGGTGGCGGAGGATACGAGCCAGCGTAGCAGAATCATGCGCGTGCAGGGCAAGGCTCAAACGCGCCCAGCGCGGCGTCGGCTTTGGATTGTCGGCAATCAGCACTTGCGCTAAGCCCCAATACCCTCGGGACAAGGCCCAGGAAATTGCGGGCAGATAATCTCCGCGGCGTGCCGCCGCAAGTAAGACGGAGCGCGTGGTATTGCCATCAAGCGGCGCTGAAGCGAGGGAATCGGCCAAGGTATGCAGAGGATCGTCACGCAGAACACCTTGCGTACCTTCCCCCCACGCAATGACAGTGTAAAAAGAGAGG
The window above is part of the Acidithiobacillus acidisediminis genome. Proteins encoded here:
- the pelG gene encoding exopolysaccharide Pel transporter PelG; this encodes MAGIGFELRRILRRRTYLALIEAYGYAGIVSSGPWLLSIFGILLLGFLALSDRSAALPIIQFQVSVTYLIAVSLIFTGPPQLLFTRYIADMLFARQARSVVTVLVTMLVTTIVPGAVFAGLVLFLLFQDTPIHYQILMGVSFVELCGVWVLTIMGTSLKDYKTLVSWYFLAYATIVLLGMFCGRHWGLTGYLAAFALGQWVLLLGLGVTVIREFPGYLQWPNSRASRLFWSLSLVGLTFNAGVWMDKFLFWFNPATGAQVIGPLHASPIYDVPIFLSYLLIVPGLAVFLFRLETDFVEAYDAYNRAIVDGGTLQELHAAKSGMILATRAGLWDIAKVQGVTVLLAFAFTSKLLHVLGYSESYARIFQFDVIGVSLQLLLMSLLNVYFYLDLRARAVLLSMLFVLGNFAFTYLTLWAGPFFYGMGFSLALFLVDTLGIFLLSRDFRRIDYLTFIRIH
- the pelF gene encoding GT4 family glycosyltransferase PelF → MTQKTAQPVDILLVLEGTFPYVRGGVSSWVRRMIQGFSDKRFGVIFLGSARDDYTAKPYELPENVDYFAEYFLHDSQDFPRDRLLSRHRVSNLETVSAAHEQMKKCIAGGPEKLDLNAYANNFSVSQLDFLYAERIWQCFLSRYAEIADQPPFVDYFWTIRGMHAPLWAIQQALEKAPQAKIIQCPSTGYAGYLGALLSQLQECPLIISEHGIYTKERRIDLMLARWIQEDEEFLQRAGHIHYLRQLWINFFALLGKISYDQAYAIVNLYAGVIPLQVADGASPAKLQTIPNGIAVENFVACRRTYEQRQDVVALIGRVVPIKDIKTFIRSAAVARNQGRNTRFWIVGPTEEDEEYFAECSILLRHLQLEKQVEFLGFRSVAEILSEIRLTVLSSISEGLPLSVLESFAAGVPVVSTDVGSCRELILGADPDQPRAAGRVVPIAEPEALALAIGELLDNPEMWQACSTQAVLRVEGEYREEQMFSAYRQLFERAALRES
- a CDS encoding PelD GGDEF domain-containing protein, which encodes MPQRRGEGWLEAILFPALALLLSSLLDPRDPLLLTEDFPWLLLIPLLIALRYAFLPALGSALILATTFLWHPYPVAQGLAIAAGTVLVILIAAEFSSYWSRRELGRALEEEITATRLRQLADDLYVTRVSLDRLEQSLLYQPISIRSAVEELRQGLVASRGELNPEIVSRTLYFLNQLAGVQIAAWYSTQDPAAGLKLIASFGNVSPLDVTDPVWRRAQTDAQSQNIAGLDLGEIHQYLSVHVHKNNTEIRHYLGVEDMSFYAISQENLQIIEVLFQYLCNYAGATQFSQNLLRRWPDCPPEFATDLLQLQRLARVVSQVGFCIRYVLAETAVTELVVNKIEALRRGLDVLWVHRSEQHTILLVLLPFAGPSAVDGYLQRIDAQIRQCCPEDWEQILQRRDSVRVDQRDAVVQVQDLLAEGQEA